Proteins co-encoded in one Anabas testudineus chromosome 8, fAnaTes1.2, whole genome shotgun sequence genomic window:
- the LOC113152628 gene encoding casein kinase I, with translation MELRVGNKYRLGRKIGSGSFGDIYLGANIATGEEVAIKLECVKTKHPQLHIESKFYKMMQGGVGIPSIKWCGAEGDYNVMVMELLGPSLEDLFNFCSRKFSLKTVLLLADQMISRIEYIHSKNFIHRDVKPDNFLMGLGKKGNLVYIIDFGLAKKYRDARTHQHIPYRENKNLTGTARYASINTHLGIEQSRRDDLESLGYVLMYFNLGSLPWQGLKAATKRQKYERISEKKMSTPIEVLCKGYPSEFSTYLNFCRSLRFDDKPDYSYLRQLFRNLFHRQGFSYDYVFDWNMLKFGASRTAEDGDRERRTGDERDERLGVAPRGSASRGLPPGPNPGAPNRVRNGPEQAISNPASRVQQSGNTSPRAISRAERERKVSMRLHRGAPANVSSSDLTARHDQSRISTSQVSVPFEHMGK, from the exons ATGGAGCTGAGAGTGGGAAACAAGTACCGGCTCGGGCGAAAGATAGGGAGTGGTTCTTTTGGAGACATTTATCTCG GTGCCAACATTGCAACTGGTGAGGAGGTAGCCATCAAACTCGAATGTGTGAAGACCAAACACCCACAGCTGCACATTGAAAGCAAGTTTTACAAGATGATGCAAGGAGGAG tggGAATTCCATCAATAAAGTGGTGTGGTGCAGAGGGAGACTACAACGTGATGGTGATGGAACTGCTGGGTCCCAGTCTTGAGGACCTATTCAACTTCTGCTCCCGGAAGTTCAGCCTAAAGACTGTCCTGCTTTTGGCCGACCAGATG ATTAGTCGTATTGAGTACATCCACTCCAAGAATTTCATCCATCGGGATGTGAAGCCTGACAACTTCCTAATGGGGCTTGGCAAGAAGGGTAACCTGGTTTACATCATAGACTTTGGCCTGGCTAAAAAGTACCGTGATGCCCGCACACACCAGCACATCCCTTACAGGGAGAACAAGAACCTGACTGGCACAGCACGCTACGCCTCCATCAACACGCATCTGGGAATTG AGCAGTCCAGACGTGATGACCTGGAGTCTCTGGGCTATGTCCTCATGTACTTCAACCTGGGATCCCTCCCCTGGCAGGGTCTCAAGGCTGCAACCAAGAGACAGAAGTATGAGCGAATCAGTGAGAAGAAAATGTCTACACCTATTGAAGTCCTTTGCAAAGGATATCCAT CTGAGTTCTCCACATACCTGAATTTTTGCCGCTCACTACGTTTTGATGACAAGCCAGACTACTCCTACCTACGACAGCTCTTCAGAAATCTTTTTCACCGACAGGGCTTCTCCTATGATTATGTTTTCGACTGGAACATGCTTAAATTT GGTGCCAGTCGGACAGCTGAGGATGGGGATCGGGAGAGGAGAACAGGAGATGAGAGGGATGAGCGGCTTGGAGTTGCCCCCAGGGGATCTGCATCACGAGGCCTCCCTCCAGGTCCCAATCCTGGAGCTCCTAACAGAGTCAGGAATGGGCCAGAGCAGGCCATCTCTAACCCAGCCTCAAGGGTCCAGCAGTCTG GGAACACGTCGCCACGTGCAATTTCCCGTGCAGAGAGGGAAAGGAAGGTGAGCATGCGGCTCCATCGTGGTGCCCCTGCCAACGTATCATCCTCTGACCTCACAGCCCGTCACGACCAATCCAGAATTTCCACATCACAG GTCAGCGTGCCATTTGAGCACATGGGGAAGTAG
- the LOC113152637 gene encoding transmembrane protein 184B-like: MSQLWRRDIPLSERLGNNSPVGLPPGSPVTMGPQGSNTSSIPETPVVTPEEPIFLMTSTAQTISGFFVWTALLITCHQIYMHLRYYSSPNEQRHIVRILFIVPIYAFDSWLSLLFFTNEEYYVYFDTVRDCYEAFVIYNFLSLCYEYLGGESAIMAEIRGKPIESSCVYGTCCLWGKTYSIGFLRFCKQATLQFCVVKPLMAVITVILQAFGKYRDGDFNVASGYLYVTIIYNISVSLSLYALFLFYFATRELLVPYNPVLKFFMVKSVIFLSFWQGMLLAILEKCGAIPQISSADVSVGEGTVAAGYQNFIICIEMFFAAVALRHAFTYKVYMDKRLDSYGRCAPMKSISSSLKETMNPGDMVQDAIHNFSPAYQQYTQQSTLDRSGGPPLSRSHSNVSTRGDNEKTLLLSSDDEF, translated from the exons ATGAGTCAACTTTGGCGGCGAGACATACCCCTGTCAGAGAGGTTGGGGAATAACTCTCCAGTCGGCCTCCCCCCAGGGTCTCCAGTCACTATGGGCCCACAAGGATCCAACACCTCCTCTATACCAGAAACCCCAGTGGTCACACCAGAGGAGCCAATTTTCCTCATGACCTCCACTGCCCAAACTATATCGGGTTTCTTTGTTTGGACAGCTCTTCTCATCACATGTCACCAG ATCTACATGCACCTACGCTACTACAGCTCTCCCAATGAACAGAGGCACATAGTAAGGATTCTCTTCATAGTCCCCATCTATGCCTTCGACTCCTGGCTCAGCCTTCTTTTCTTCACCAACGAGGAGTATTATGTGTACTTTGACACAGTCCGAGACTGCTACGAAG cctttgttatCTACAACTTCTTGAGCCTGTGTTATGAGTATCTTGGAGGAGAAAGCGCCATCATGGCAGAGATCAGAGGGAAACCAATCGA GTCAAGCTGTGTGTATGGGACCTGTTGTCTGTGGGGAAAGACCTACTCAATTGGTTTTCTCAGGTTTTGCAAACAG GCAACTCTCCAGTTCTGTGTGGTGAAACCCCTAATGGCAGTGATCACTGTCATTCTCCAGGCATTTGGGAAATACCGAGATGGAGACTTCAA TGTGGCCAGTGGTTACCTGTACGTGACTATTATCTACAACATCTCCGTCAGTCTGTCTCTCTACGCTCTGTTCCTCTTCTACTTTGCCACACGTGAACTGCTCGTCCCATACAACCCTGTGCTCAAGTTCTTCATGGTCAAGTCAGtcatctttctctccttctggCAGG GGATGCTGCTGGCCATCCTAGAAAAGTGTGGTGCCATTCCTCAGATCAGCTCTGCGGACGTCTCTGTGGGCGAGGGAACAGTTGCAGCTGGTTACCAAAACTTCATCATCTGCATTGAGATGTTCTTTGCTGCTGTGGCTTTGCGCCATGCTTTTACTTACAAAGTCTACATGGACAAAAGGCTGGACTCATATG GCCGCTGTGCCCCAATGAAGAGCATCTCCAGCAGCCTGAAGGAAACGATGAATCCTGGGGACATGGTCCAGGATGCCATCCATAACTTCTCCCCAGCTTACCAGCAGTACACCCAGCAGTCCACCCTGGATCGCAGTGGGGGGCCACCCCTCTCCCGCAGTCACAGTAACGTCAGCACACGTGGTGACAATGAAAAGACTTTGTTACTTAGCTCTGATGACGAGTTCTGA